The DNA window CGCGCCGGCCGGAGGCTCGTACAGCGAGCCGCCGAGCCCGGTGGCTCCTGCGCGTGCAAGCCGCGGCTCAGCGTTGTCGGCGAAAGCAACGGTCGCAGAGCGGAAACCAGGGAGCGCACGTCGTGCCGCACGAGCGGCAGCGCCCGACCGTCGGCTCGTCGACCTCGATCCGCAGGCGCGCCACGACGCGCGCGGCGGCGGCCTGCTCGAGCTCGGCGGCCCGCTCGATGGTGACGCCGCCCACGCCGGGGTACTGCAACGCGAACCAGCGCAGGATGCTTGCTGTTCTTCCAGCTTGCTCTGCTTCTTCGAGATCGGCATCGCGCAGTCGCGCCGTGTCGAGCAGGAACGCCAGCAGCGGTCGCTGCGCCCTGTCGCCCGCGAGCGCGAGAGCCAGCGTCGCCAGCAGGTCGGCGTTGTCCTCGTCGACGGGGGCGTTGACGAGCCTCCACGTGTCGTCGAGGCTCAGCTGCCGATCGCGCTCGGCGAGCCGCCGCTGCACGGCCGCGAGGCGCCCCCTGATCGGCGACAGCGACTCGACCGCGAGCCAGCTCTCGTGCGCCCACTCCCGGGTGGCGACGCGATGCCAGGCGGCAAGGGCGGCGTCCAGCCGGCGCGGGTCGTCGATGCCGAGGTCGGAGAGCCGCGGCCGGATCCGCGCCTCCTCGACGATCCGGTAGCCGAGGTGGCCCGACGGCAGCCGGATGTGCGGCTGCAGGGCCGACTCGACGATGCCCGGGTCGGCGCTCGCCCACGGGACGCCCGTGAGCACGCCGACGTGGCCACGCTCGACGAGCCCGAAGCGGCCGGCGCGGCCGGCGATCTGCGCGAGCTCCCACGGCAGCAGGTCGCGGCGCTCCGCGCCGTCGAACTTGGTCGTCTCCGCGAACAGCAGCGTCTCACAGGGAAGGTTGACCCCGTGGCCGAGCACGTCGGTCGCGACCGTCACGTCGGAGGCGCCGGCGAGGAATCTGTCGATCTCCTCGCGCCTCGAGGCGAGCGGCATGGCGCCGTAGAGCACCGACACACGACCCGGGTGCATGCGGTTGATCTCGCCGGCGAGCGCGAGCACCGCCTTGCGGCTGAACGCGACGACGACGGTGCCCGGCGTGAGCGACCGCAGTGAGCGCTCGCCGACGAACTCGAGCGGCAGCTTGCGCTCGAACACCTTGATCTCGACGTCCGGGAACGCCCGCAGCACGAGCGGCTCGGCGTCGAGCGCGCCGAGCAGGAGGATGTGCCGGTATTCGCCGCCGAGCAGAAGCCGCGTCCACGCCGAGCCGCGCTCGGGGTCGTCGGCCCACTGCACCTCGTCGAGCACGAGCACCTCCCCGGCGGCGGGCGCCATCTCGACGGTGCAGCAGGTGATCGGAGCGTGCTCGTTGATGCGTTCCTCGCCCGTGACGAGACCGACGCGCTCCGCGCCGAGCTCCGCCGACAGCCGGCGGTGCGCCTCCTGCGCGAGCATGCGCAGGGGTCCCGCGTACACGCCCCTGCCCCGCTGCTTGAGGAACTCGAGCGCGTGGTAGGTCTTGCCGGAGTTCGTCGGGCCCAGGTGCGCCACCACGGTGTCGGGCTCGGAGCGCCGCTCGGGCAGCGTGATCTCGATGTCGTGCTCGGCCCGGCGCACCGCTGCCTTCGCGCCGGCGGCGCGGGCACGCTGATGGCGCTCGGCGCGGCTCGGCCGCTTCGCGCGCCCTCGTTCCCGTCTGCGTCCACCGGGCATCGGTCGAGGGTAGCCGCTCGCAGCGTCCTGCCCGTCGCGCCCTTCTCCTTCGCGCGGCGCGACCGCAACCGAGGGCCCGCCCAGCCGGCCGGGAGGGGTCGCGTCCCGCGGGGGCTCAGACCTTGAGGAAGCGGCGCAGCGTCAGTCCCGACCCGAGCGCGCCGACCGCGAGGCCGACGACCACGAGCGCCAGCGCGGTCATCGTGAACGACAGCGCCTTGACGTCGTCGCTCGTGTCGATGTGTCCGAGGATGGCAGGCAGCGCGACCTGCTTGCCGAGGAAGAGAAGCACGACGGCGGCGAACGCGCCGGCGAGACCGCAGAGCAGGCCTTCGAGCATGAACGGACCGCGTACGAACCAGTTGGTGGCGCCGACGAGCTTCATCACCTCGATCTCGCGGCGGCGCGAGAAGATCGAGAGCCGGATCGTGTTCGCGATCAGCAGCACGGAGGCCACGAGCAGCACGATCACGGCGACGAGGAACACGACCGAGATGACGCGCGCCACCTGGAGGATGCGCTTGGAGGTCTGCTGACCGTCCTTCACCTTCTCGATGCCCTTGAGCTTCTGCGCGCGCAGGTCGGCGGCGATCGCCGTCACGTCCTCGGCCCGCGCCGGCGTGATCTCGAACGAGGCGGGCAGCGGGTTCGACGGCAGGTTGGCCGTGAGCTGCGGGTACTTCCTGCGCATCTCCTTCAGCGCGTCCGCCTTGGAGACGAACTGGTACCGCTTGATGCGCGTGTCGGTCGACAGGTACTGCCCGACGGCGTTCACCTGCTTCGGCTTCACCTCGTCGACGAAGAAGACCTTCACCTGCAGCTGCGACTTCACGTGGTCGGACCACGACACGACCCACGTGCCGAGGGCGATGAACAGGCCGAGCAGGAACATGCCGATCAGCACCGTCATCGTGGCCGCCACGGTCGTCGACAGGTTGGTCGCCAGCGAGCGGACGGCCTCGGAGAGCACGAGCTTGAAGCGGCTCGTCATCTACGTCTCGTACCCCCCGCGGCGCTCGTCGCGCATGAGCTTGCCCTTGTCGAGCGCGATCACGCGCTTGCGCATCTTGTCGACCATCTCGCGGTCGTGGGTGACCATCAGGATCGTCGTGCCGGACGTGTTGATGCGGTGCAGGAGCTGCATGATCCCCACGGACGTGTCGGGGTCGAGGTTCCCGGTCGGCTCGTCGCAGATGAGGAGCGGCGGGTGATTGACGAATGCACGTGCGATCGAGACGCGCTGCTGCTCGCCGCCGGAGAGCTCGTCGGGCCTCGAGCCCATCTTGTGGGCGAGCCCGACGAGGTTGAGCACCTCGGGCACCTTCTTGCGGATCGACGCGTTCGACTCCCCCTGCACCTTGAGCGCGTAGGCGACGTTCTCGGCAGCCGTGCGGTTCGGCAGCAGCTTGAAGTCCTGGAACACGCACCCGACGTTGCGGCGCAGCAGCGGCACCTTGGAGTGCTTGAGGCGGCCGAGGTCGCGGCCGCCGACGAGGATGCGACCGGACGTCGGCTCGAGCTCCTTCAAGAGGAGCCTGATGATCGTCGACTTGCCGGAGCCGGAGGCGCCGACGACGAAGACGAACTCGCCCTTGTCGATCACGAACGAGACGCCGTCGAGCGCGACCACGTTGGGCTCGTAGATCTTGCGCACGTCCTCGAGCACGATCATCGAGGCGCCGCTCGGCTGCCCCGCCACGTCGGCGTAGGCATGAGCGGGCTCGGCGAGCGCCGTCGAAGCGGTTGTCAGCTGAGAGTCGTGTTCCTGCACCGGATCGAGGAATGAAGCCGACCGAGGTGGCCGCTCCGGTTCGGGTTGCTCCTCGAGTGTAGCGGACACGGGCTACACGATCTTTCCGGCGGCCTTCGCAAGCAGGTAGGCGCGGACGAAGCCGTCGAGGGCGCCGTCCAGCACGCCCTGGGCGTTCCCCACCTCGAAGCCGGTGCGGTGGTCCTTCACCATCTGGTATGGATGCAGCACGTAGGAGCGGATTTGACTCCCGAAGCCGATGTCCTGCGTCGCCCCGCGCTCACGTGCGATCTCGGCCTCGCGCTCCTCCACCTGCAGCTCGGCCAGCCGGGACATGAGGATCCGCAAGGCGGTCGCCTTGTTGGACGCCTGGGAGCGCTCGTTCTGGCACTGCACGACGATGCCGGTGGGGATGTGGGTGATGCGCACGGCCGAGTCGGTCTTGTTGACGTGCTGGCCGCCGGCGCCGCTCGCGCGGTAGGTATCGATGCGAAGGTCGCCCTCGTCGATCTCCACCTCGTCCTCCTCCGGCAGCAGCGGCGCGGCGACGACCTGGGCGAACGCGGTGTGCCGGCGGTGCGCCGAGTCGAACGGCGACTGGCGCACGAGCCGGTGCACGCCGCGCTCGGCCTTGTAGGCGCCGTAGGCGTTCTCGCCCTTGACGGTGAAGGTGGCGGACTTGAGCCCTGCCTCCTCCCCCGGGCTCGCCTCGATCAACTCGGTCTGGAAGCCGCGATCGGCCGACCAGCGCAGGTACATGCGCAGCATCATCTCGGCCCAGTCCTGCGCGTCGGTGCCGCCCGTACCGGCGTTGATCGAGACGACGGCGTCGCCGGGGTCGTAGTCGCCGTCGAAGAGGGCGTCCTCCTGCAGGCGTGCGAGCTCCTCGGCGACGGGGCCGAGCTGGGCACGCAGCTCGGGCTCGAGCGACGGATCCATCTCGTAGAGCTCCCGGGCGTCCTCGAACTCGCGCCTGAGCCGGTTGTAGCGGTCGAGCCGGCGTGTGACGCGCGCGTGCTCGCTGGAGATCCGCGCCGCTTCGCGCTGGTCGTCCCAGAATCCCGGGGCGCCCATGGCGGCTTCGAGCTCCTGCTGGCGGGCCGTCAGCGAAACGGGGTCAAAGGTACTCACGAACCCAGGCGAGCTGGGCTCCGAGCTCCTCGAGCAGCTGGTCGAACGGCTGGTTGTCTGCTTCGGCCACGGGCCTAGCCTACCGGCAAGCGCGGTGCGGCCCCTGCCGGGCGCGGGCCGGGCGGAGAGACGAGCAGGGCCCGCGCCGCGGTCAGGCTGCCGAGCCAGAAGACACCGACGGCGAGGCCGGCGACGACGTCGCTGACGTAGTGCACGTCGAGCACGACCCGGCTTGCCGCGACGGCGAGGGCGAGCAGCAGGCCGGCGGCGATCCGGCGCCGCGCCGCCCCCGGCGTCGGCGCGCGCTCGCATGCCAGCAGCGCGAGCGCGCCGAACAGCACCGCAGCCGTTGCAGCGTGGCCGCTCGGGAACGAGCTCGACTCCGGCAGCGCGACCGCGCTTCCCACATCCGGCCGGGGGCGCCCGAAGGCCGACTTGAGCAGCGCCACGATCACCGTGATGCCGGCGACCGACACCGCCACGAAGAGCGCGTCGAGGCGACGCCGGGCACGCGCGAGGAGGACTGCCGCTGCCGTGGTGAGCGGGACGACGCCGAGGGGGCCGCCGATCCAGGTCAAGGGCCGCGCGACCCACTCGGCCCAGACGGGCATCGCTCGCGCGACCCAGGCGGCGACGTCCGCGTCGCCTTCCGTCACCCAGCCGCCGCGCACGACTGCGAGCGCGAGCGCGGCGAACACGGCGAGACCGGCTGCCGCCGCCGCGGCGCCGCGACCGGCACGTCCCGGCCCGGCGCGCCGCAGCCCAACGCGCCCCGAGGGGGCTTGCGGCCCCCCTGGGTCTACGGTAGCGGCGGGAGCGTCACGCATGGGTGTCGGAATCGTGACGGCTTCGCGGCGGCGGCGCGCTCGCGACAGGCGCGGACGGCCGGCGTCGCGCGAGGCCGCCGGGGAACGCGATCAGGCGCTCACGCGCCGTGGCACTTCTTGAATTTCTTGCCCGATCCACACCAGCAGGGATCGTTGCGCCCGACGTCGGCGTGCTCCTTCACGACCTGGCGCTGCGGGGGCGGCGGCGGCGCGAGCGCGGTCGCGCCGGCGGCGAGCCCGCCCGCTGCGGCGATCGCGTCCGCGCCGGCCGGCGTCTCGTGCTCGTACGACAGCGCCTGCGGCGCCTCGGCAGGCTGCAGCGCCTGCGCATCCTCCTGCGCGATCTCGACGTGGAAGAGCGTCAGCACGACCTCCTCGCGGATGACGCTGCTGAGCTCCTCGAACATCGCGTGGCCCTCGCCGCGGTACTCGACGAGCGGGTCCTTCTGCGCCATCGCGCGCAGGTGCACGCCCTCACGCAGGTAGTCCATCGACTCCAGGTGCTCGCGCCAGCGCGTGTCGACGACCTGGAGGATGACGTATCGCTCGATCTCGCGCATCAGCTCCGCACCGAAGCTCTGCTCGCGCTCCGTGTAGGTGTCGAGCGCGTCCTCGGTGAACTCCTCGACGATCGCGTCGCGCGTCTGCTCGACCTCCTCGCGGAGCTCGTCGACCGTGATGTCGGAGCCGTAGAGGGCGTTCATCTGGGCGACGAGCCCGTCGAGATCCCATTCCTCCGGCTCCGCGGACTCCGTGAACAGCGCGACGTTCCGCTCCACGACGTCCGCGATCCAGTTGCGGATCTCCTCCGAGGTGTCGTCGCCGTCGAGCACGCTGCGGCGCTGCGCGTAGATCACCATGCGCTGCGAGTTCATGACGTCGTCGTACTTGAGCACGTTCTTGCGCGCGACGAAGTTCTGCTCCTCGACCTTCTTCTGCGCACCCTCGATCTGGCGCGACAGGATCGACGCCTCCATCGGCTGGTCGTCCGGGATCTTGAAGCGGTTCATGATCCCGTGGATGCGGTCGCCGGCGAAGAGGCGCACGAGATCGTCCTGCGCGGACAGGTAGAAGCGGGTCTCACCCGGGTCGCCCTGGCGGCCCGAGCGGCCGCGCAGCTGGTTGTCGATGCGCCGCGACTCGTGGCGCTCCGTTCCGAGCACGTAGAGGCCGCCGAGCTCGCGGACGCCCTCGCCGAGCTTGATGTCGACGCCGCGGCCGGCCATGTTCGTCGCGATCGTGACGGCGCCGGCCCGGCCTGCATCGACGATGATCTCGCTCTCGCGCTCGTGCTCCTTCGCGTTGAGCACGTTGTGGGGGATCCCGCGCCGCTTCAGCAGCTCGGAGAGGTACTCGGAGGTCTCGACGGCGATCGTGCCGACGAGCACCGGCTGGCCCTTCTCGTGGCGCGCGACGATGTCCTCGACGACCGCGTTCCACTTGGCGTCCTTCGTCTTGAAGATCAGGTCGTTCTGGTCGATGCGGGCGACCGGCACGTTCGTGGGGATCTCGACGACGTGCAGGTTGTAGATCTCGACGAACTCCTTCTCCTCGGTCTTCGCGGTGCCCGTCATGCCGCCCAGCTTCTCGTACAGGCGGAAGTAGTTCTGCAGCGTGATCGTCGCGAGCGTGACGTTCTCCTCGCGGATCGCTACGCCCTCCTTCGCCTCGATCGCCTGGTGCAGACCCTCGCTCCAGCGGCGGCCCTCCATGATGCGCCCGGTGTACTCGTCGACGATCTTGACCTCGCCGTCCTGGACGACGTAGTCGACGTCACGCTTGTACAGCGACTGCGCCTTCAGCGCCTGCGTGAGGTGGTTGACGAGCTGGACGTTGCGCGGGTCGTAGAGGTTGTCCACCCCGAGCGCGCGCTCGACGGCGTCGAGGGCCGACTGCGCCGGCGACACGGTCTTGTGCTTCTCGTCGTAGAGGTAGTCGGCGCCGGAGAGCTCGGTCTCGTCCTCGCCCTTCGCGGCCTTGCGCGTCGCAGGCGCTCCCCGCAGCTCGCGAACGATCCGTGCGAAGTCGTAGTAGGTGCGCGCCGCGGTCTCGGGCTCGCCCGAGATGATCAAGGGCGTGCGGGCCTCGTCGATCAGGATCGAGTCGACCTCGTCGACGATCGCGTAGGCATGGCTGCGCTGGACGATGTTGTCGAGCGCCACGGCCATGTTGTCGCGCAGGTAGTCGAAGCCGAACTCGGAGTTCGTGCCGTAGGTGACGTCGGCCTCGTAGGCCCGCTTGCGCTCGTCGAACGGCATCATGTTCTGGATCGCCTCGACGGTCATCCCGAGACGCTCGAAGACGCCCCTGTTCCATTCCGCGTCGCGCCTGGCGAGGTAGTCGTTGACGGTGACGAGGTGGACGCCGTTGCCGGGCAGCGCGTTCAGGTACAGCGCCGTCGAGGCGACGAACGTCTTCCCCTCGCCTGTCTTCATCTCGGCGATGTCGCCCTCGTGGAGGACGATGCCGCCCATCATCTGGACGTCGAACATGCGCTGCTGCGATTCGCGCCAGCGCGCTTCGCGCACGGCCGCGAACGCCTCGAACAGCAGCTCGTCGAGCGACTCGCCGTTCTCGAGGCGCTGCCGGAACTCGGCCGTCTTCCCCCGCAACGCGTCGTCGGAGAGCGCCTGGAAGTCCGGCTCGAGCGTGGCGATGTAGGCGGCCTGCTCCTGCAGGCGCTTCAGGCGCCGCCCTTCGCCGAAGCGGAGGACCTTCTCGAACTTGCCGAAGTCGGGGGAGGGCATGAGGGAGAGGGTACCGGGCGGGCCGCGCGCCTTGAAGGAGGTCGTCCCTCTCGACGGCACCAGGGTCGCGATCTTCGAGCGCACCGAGCCGGCGAGGGTCGTCGCTGTCACGAGCGGCAACGGGCCCGGCGGCACAGTCGTCGCGGCGCTGCTCGAGACCGGCGAGGCCGTCCTGCTGAAGGGCAACGGCTCGGTCACACGGACTCTCGCCCGCCGATGCCGCCGCAAGCGAACGGCATGTGCCGGCCGCGCCGGCAACGGAGCGGGCACGCTCGGCCCCTACGCGGCCGACTCCTCCCCACCGTGCTGCAGCGAGGCGTCGACGACGGGCGGCGCGACGGGATGGTGATGCGAGGCGCGGCGCCGCATCTCGTGCGTGCGCTTGTCGCGGTAGCGCTCCACCTGGCGCTCGAGCTTGTCGAGCAGGCGGTCGATCGCGGCCTCGTAGGTGGGCGCGGACTCGCGTGCGACGATGTTCGGCCCCTTCGTGTAGACGATCGCCTCCGCCTGGTGGTCGTCGGCGATGGCGGGGTTGTGCTCGCGCGACAGCGTCAGCTCGACGAGGGTCAGATCGTGCAGCCGCCGGTCGAGCTTGGAGAGCTTCTGCTCCGCGTAGCTCCGGACGGAATCGTTCACGTGACCGTGGCGTGCGGTGACCTGAAGTCTCATCACGTCTCCTTTTCCGGTGGTCCCTCGACTCTACTATCGCAACGCGCGCGCAAGACACACCACCTCGATGCGTCGCGCGCCCACCCGGCGCAGCTCGGTTGCGCAGGCGGTCGCCGTCGACCCGGTCGTATAGACGTCGTCGACGAGACACACGCGCCGTGGCGCGGCCTGTACGCACGGCGCGAACGCCCGGGCGACGTTGCGCCGCCGCTCGGCGCGGGGCAGATCGCGCTGCCGTTCCACCCCGGGCCTGCGCGCGAGCAGCCGCTCCACCGGCAGCCGCCAGCGCTGCGCGAGCTCGACGGCGAGACGCTCCGCCGGGGCGTGGCCGCGCTCGAGGCCGCGGTCGCGGTCGCCCGGAACCGGGCAGAGCACGTCGACGGCGGGCGGCGGCAGCGCCTCGACGATCACCTGCGCCGCCACCGCCGCGAGGTCGCGGCGGCCGCGCTCCTTCCATGCCGCCACGAACGCGCGCGCCCGCTCCTCGTAGACGACCGCGGCGCGCGCCCGCGCGAATGCGAGGCGCCGCCCAGCGCACTCGGCGCAACGGCGCAGCGGCCAGGGGCCCGGCGCGCCGCAGCGCTCGCACTGCGGCGGCACGATCCGGACGAGCGCGTCGAGGCAGCGCGGGCAGGCGCCGGCGCCGGGACGCCGGCACACCGCGCAGCGCTGCGGCAGCACGAGCGCGAACAGGCTCATGCCCGCACGGTAGGCGAGCACGCGTGCCGGGACCGTGCCCGATTCGTAGCGGATGCGTTACGGCGGCGCGGCGAGCAGCTCGCGCAACGCCGGACGCTCGCGCTCGAGGTCCTCGGGCGTCTTGATCGGGATGAAGCGGCCGCGCGGCCCGCGACGAGGCACGACGAGGTACGTCGTCGGCACGAACGAGGCGAGCTCGTGATAGAGCCGCTCGAGCTGGATCACGGGTCGGCCGTCGACGACCTTCTCGACCACGAGCCACGTGAGCTCGACCGGCTGCTCGAGCGCCTCCACGGCGATGGTGGACGTGTTCGTGTTGAAGACGGGAATCGTCTCCTCGTCGAACCCGGGCGGGAAGCGGAAGCCCTCCACGAGCATCATGCGGCCGTCGACCCGTGCCGGCGCGCCGCCGCTGTCGCCCTCCTTGCGCGCCACCTCGACGGTGAGCGGACGGCCGGCGAGCAGGTGCGCTCCGACGACGGCGGGATCGACCCGGCCTCCGAGGTTGTCGACGTTCGACACGAGCAGATGCCGCACGCCGCGCTCGCGCAGCGCTGCCAGCGTGCCGGACAGTCGCAGCGCCTCGAGCAGGTCGCCGTGGCCCGGTCCGTACAGCGAGGCGCGGCCCTCCGCGTCGCGGAACACGCTGCCGTCCGGACACAGCCGCGGCGCGAGGAACTGGGAGAGCACGAGCGGCTCTCCGAGCCCGCGCTCGGCGACATGGGCGCGCACGGCCGCGTCGGTGGCGAGGCTCGTCATCAGCACGACGGGAATCTCCGCTCCGAGCGCGCCCGCAAGGCGCGCGGTCTCCCCGAGCTTGAGCTCGAGGAAGCTGCGGCCGTCGAGCGCCTCCACGACCCCCTTGACGGCCCCGCCGAACCGGGTCGCCATGCCGCCTGCGAGCACGACCGACGCGATCTCGCCGCGACGCAGCGCCGCCACGCCGGCCGCGTAGGCGCCGTCGAAGCCGGGCTCGCCGGGGGCCGGCAGCGGCGTCAGGTCGTCGGGCCGAGGCGGCTCGACGACGCCCTGCACGACATTGTCGGCGGGGCCGAGCGTGCCCGCCGCGATGCGGGCGCGCAGCGCCTCGAACCGGGGGGCGTCGAAGCCGTGCCGCTCCAGCGCCTCCCGCGAGGCCGCGTCGAGCTCGTCGAGGATCATCGCGCCCGCACCGGCGCCGGCAGCGACTCGGCGAACGGATGGGTGTGCACCCCCTCCTCCGTCACGATCGCCGCGATCAGATCGGCGGGCGTGACGTCGAAGGCCGGGTTCCACGCCGGGAAGCGCTCGCTCACCTCGGCGGGATCCCGCTCCTCGATCGGGATCTCCGCCCCCGTCGCGGCGGCCGGATCGAGCGTCGAGGTGGGAGCCACGACGACGAGCGGGATCCCGTGGTGCCGTGCAAGGACGGCGAGCCCGTACGTGCCGATCTTGTTCGCGGTGTCGCCGTTGGCGGCGATCCGGTCGGCGCCGGTGATCACCACGTCGACCTCACCGCGCGCCATCAGCGACGCGGCGGCCCCGTCGACGATGACCGCGTGCGGGATCCCGAGCGTCTCGAGCTCGAACGCCGTCAGCCGCGCGCCCTGCAGGAGCGGCCGGGTCTCGTCGACCCAGACCCGCTCGACCCGGCCCTGCTCCCACGCCGCCCGGATCGCACCGACGGCCGAGCCGTAGCCGCCGGTGGCCAGGCCTCCCGCGTTGCAGTGGGTGAGCACCCGCGCGCGCTCGGGCACGAGCGGCGCCGCGTGGGCGCCCATGCGGCGGCAGCGCTCCACCTCGTCGGCGTGGATGCGGCGGGCGCGCGCTGCGGTCGGGTCGGGCCGCATCTCGTCGAGCGCCCAGCGCAGGTTGACGGCGGTCGGACGCGACGCCGCCAGGGTGGCATAGGCGGCGTCGACGTCGTCCCCGGTCG is part of the Gaiella occulta genome and encodes:
- a CDS encoding UTP--glucose-1-phosphate uridylyltransferase → MILDELDAASREALERHGFDAPRFEALRARIAAGTLGPADNVVQGVVEPPRPDDLTPLPAPGEPGFDGAYAAGVAALRRGEIASVVLAGGMATRFGGAVKGVVEALDGRSFLELKLGETARLAGALGAEIPVVLMTSLATDAAVRAHVAERGLGEPLVLSQFLAPRLCPDGSVFRDAEGRASLYGPGHGDLLEALRLSGTLAALRERGVRHLLVSNVDNLGGRVDPAVVGAHLLAGRPLTVEVARKEGDSGGAPARVDGRMMLVEGFRFPPGFDEETIPVFNTNTSTIAVEALEQPVELTWLVVEKVVDGRPVIQLERLYHELASFVPTTYLVVPRRGPRGRFIPIKTPEDLERERPALRELLAAPP
- the mtnA gene encoding S-methyl-5-thioribose-1-phosphate isomerase, translating into MMDIPGEIAPEQIVRLEHDAVVVLDQRLLPAERAELRCRSAAEVADAIRTLAVRGAPAIGVAAAYGLALAASTGDDVDAAYATLAASRPTAVNLRWALDEMRPDPTAARARRIHADEVERCRRMGAHAAPLVPERARVLTHCNAGGLATGGYGSAVGAIRAAWEQGRVERVWVDETRPLLQGARLTAFELETLGIPHAVIVDGAAASLMARGEVDVVITGADRIAANGDTANKIGTYGLAVLARHHGIPLVVVAPTSTLDPAAATGAEIPIEERDPAEVSERFPAWNPAFDVTPADLIAAIVTEEGVHTHPFAESLPAPVRAR
- a CDS encoding phosphatase PAP2 family protein; this translates as MFAALALAVVRGGWVTEGDADVAAWVARAMPVWAEWVARPLTWIGGPLGVVPLTTAAAVLLARARRRLDALFVAVSVAGITVIVALLKSAFGRPRPDVGSAVALPESSSFPSGHAATAAVLFGALALLACERAPTPGAARRRIAAGLLLALAVAASRVVLDVHYVSDVVAGLAVGVFWLGSLTAARALLVSPPGPRPAGAAPRLPVG
- the prfB gene encoding peptide chain release factor 2 (programmed frameshift), producing MLEELGAQLAWVREYLDPVSLTARQQELEAAMGAPGFWDDQREAARISSEHARVTRRLDRYNRLRREFEDARELYEMDPSLEPELRAQLGPVAEELARLQEDALFDGDYDPGDAVVSINAGTGGTDAQDWAEMMLRMYLRWSADRGFQTELIEASPGEEAGLKSATFTVKGENAYGAYKAERGVHRLVRQSPFDSAHRRHTAFAQVVAAPLLPEEDEVEIDEGDLRIDTYRASGAGGQHVNKTDSAVRITHIPTGIVVQCQNERSQASNKATALRILMSRLAELQVEEREAEIARERGATQDIGFGSQIRSYVLHPYQMVKDHRTGFEVGNAQGVLDGALDGFVRAYLLAKAAGKIV
- the secA gene encoding preprotein translocase subunit SecA; this encodes MPSPDFGKFEKVLRFGEGRRLKRLQEQAAYIATLEPDFQALSDDALRGKTAEFRQRLENGESLDELLFEAFAAVREARWRESQQRMFDVQMMGGIVLHEGDIAEMKTGEGKTFVASTALYLNALPGNGVHLVTVNDYLARRDAEWNRGVFERLGMTVEAIQNMMPFDERKRAYEADVTYGTNSEFGFDYLRDNMAVALDNIVQRSHAYAIVDEVDSILIDEARTPLIISGEPETAARTYYDFARIVRELRGAPATRKAAKGEDETELSGADYLYDEKHKTVSPAQSALDAVERALGVDNLYDPRNVQLVNHLTQALKAQSLYKRDVDYVVQDGEVKIVDEYTGRIMEGRRWSEGLHQAIEAKEGVAIREENVTLATITLQNYFRLYEKLGGMTGTAKTEEKEFVEIYNLHVVEIPTNVPVARIDQNDLIFKTKDAKWNAVVEDIVARHEKGQPVLVGTIAVETSEYLSELLKRRGIPHNVLNAKEHERESEIIVDAGRAGAVTIATNMAGRGVDIKLGEGVRELGGLYVLGTERHESRRIDNQLRGRSGRQGDPGETRFYLSAQDDLVRLFAGDRIHGIMNRFKIPDDQPMEASILSRQIEGAQKKVEEQNFVARKNVLKYDDVMNSQRMVIYAQRRSVLDGDDTSEEIRNWIADVVERNVALFTESAEPEEWDLDGLVAQMNALYGSDITVDELREEVEQTRDAIVEEFTEDALDTYTEREQSFGAELMREIERYVILQVVDTRWREHLESMDYLREGVHLRAMAQKDPLVEYRGEGHAMFEELSSVIREEVVLTLFHVEIAQEDAQALQPAEAPQALSYEHETPAGADAIAAAGGLAAGATALAPPPPPQRQVVKEHADVGRNDPCWCGSGKKFKKCHGA
- a CDS encoding helicase-related protein, producing the protein MPGGRRRERGRAKRPSRAERHQRARAAGAKAAVRRAEHDIEITLPERRSEPDTVVAHLGPTNSGKTYHALEFLKQRGRGVYAGPLRMLAQEAHRRLSAELGAERVGLVTGEERINEHAPITCCTVEMAPAAGEVLVLDEVQWADDPERGSAWTRLLLGGEYRHILLLGALDAEPLVLRAFPDVEIKVFERKLPLEFVGERSLRSLTPGTVVVAFSRKAVLALAGEINRMHPGRVSVLYGAMPLASRREEIDRFLAGASDVTVATDVLGHGVNLPCETLLFAETTKFDGAERRDLLPWELAQIAGRAGRFGLVERGHVGVLTGVPWASADPGIVESALQPHIRLPSGHLGYRIVEEARIRPRLSDLGIDDPRRLDAALAAWHRVATREWAHESWLAVESLSPIRGRLAAVQRRLAERDRQLSLDDTWRLVNAPVDEDNADLLATLALALAGDRAQRPLLAFLLDTARLRDADLEEAEQAGRTASILRWFALQYPGVGGVTIERAAELEQAAAARVVARLRIEVDEPTVGRCRSCGTTCAPWFPLCDRCFRRQR
- a CDS encoding ComF family protein, coding for MSLFALVLPQRCAVCRRPGAGACPRCLDALVRIVPPQCERCGAPGPWPLRRCAECAGRRLAFARARAAVVYEERARAFVAAWKERGRRDLAAVAAQVIVEALPPPAVDVLCPVPGDRDRGLERGHAPAERLAVELAQRWRLPVERLLARRPGVERQRDLPRAERRRNVARAFAPCVQAAPRRVCLVDDVYTTGSTATACATELRRVGARRIEVVCLARALR
- the ftsX gene encoding permease-like cell division protein FtsX; translated protein: MTSRFKLVLSEAVRSLATNLSTTVAATMTVLIGMFLLGLFIALGTWVVSWSDHVKSQLQVKVFFVDEVKPKQVNAVGQYLSTDTRIKRYQFVSKADALKEMRRKYPQLTANLPSNPLPASFEITPARAEDVTAIAADLRAQKLKGIEKVKDGQQTSKRILQVARVISVVFLVAVIVLLVASVLLIANTIRLSIFSRRREIEVMKLVGATNWFVRGPFMLEGLLCGLAGAFAAVVLLFLGKQVALPAILGHIDTSDDVKALSFTMTALALVVVGLAVGALGSGLTLRRFLKV
- the ftsE gene encoding cell division ATP-binding protein FtsE, encoding MQEHDSQLTTASTALAEPAHAYADVAGQPSGASMIVLEDVRKIYEPNVVALDGVSFVIDKGEFVFVVGASGSGKSTIIRLLLKELEPTSGRILVGGRDLGRLKHSKVPLLRRNVGCVFQDFKLLPNRTAAENVAYALKVQGESNASIRKKVPEVLNLVGLAHKMGSRPDELSGGEQQRVSIARAFVNHPPLLICDEPTGNLDPDTSVGIMQLLHRINTSGTTILMVTHDREMVDKMRKRVIALDKGKLMRDERRGGYET
- the hpf gene encoding ribosome hibernation-promoting factor, HPF/YfiA family: MRLQVTARHGHVNDSVRSYAEQKLSKLDRRLHDLTLVELTLSREHNPAIADDHQAEAIVYTKGPNIVARESAPTYEAAIDRLLDKLERQVERYRDKRTHEMRRRASHHHPVAPPVVDASLQHGGEESAA